From Anopheles arabiensis isolate DONGOLA chromosome 3, AaraD3, whole genome shotgun sequence, a single genomic window includes:
- the LOC120902350 gene encoding mitochondrial-processing peptidase subunit alpha — translation MVLPYNLRALGKRLLLNKCIASHWRTFASETTGGRASDPAGTTVNVPSKDIVTPLPPLSQPIPDLPPVQYARPGDQKNVTQVTRLSNGLRVASENRFGQFCTVGVVIDSGPRYELAFPSGISHFLEKLAFQSTSEYGERDVIFRELERHGGICDCQSTRDTFVYAASADSRGLESVTRILSEVVLRPQLSMDEVELARQAVQFDLETLGMRPEQEPIVMDMVHAAAYRDNTLGFPKLCPSDNVPKIDRDTLLSYLRLHHTPERMVLAGVGVPHDELVRLAERYFVQGSATWENEKSRSSNPKSVDTSIAQYTGGSKLEECAIPVYAAVGLPELAHVVIGLKGCSHQDKDFIAACVLNMMMGGGGSFSAGGPGKGMYTRLYTNVLNRYHWMYSATAYNHAYGDTGLFCIHATAPPTHVRSLVEVITRELFTMQSRPGDQELRRAKTQLQSMLLMNLEARPVVFEDIGRQVLATGERRRPEHFIQEIEKITAEDVQNVARKMLSSAPALAARGEIKGIPEVKDIHSALANEGRFPGNRRLTLFR, via the exons ATGGTTCTCCCGTACAATCTGCGTGCGCTTGGCAAACGGTTGCTGCTGAACAAATG CATCGCTTCACACTGGCGAACGTTTGCGAGCGAAACGACGGGCGGCCGGGCAAGCGACCCGGCCGGCACGACGGTGAACGTGCCGTCGAAAGACATCGTCACGCCACTCCCGCCCCTATCGCAGCCCATTCCCGACCTGCCACCGGTACAGTACGCCCGGCCGGGTGATCAGAAGAACGTAACGCAAGTCACACGGCTCAGCAATGGGCTGCGCGTGGCGTCGGAGAACCGCTTCGGACAGTTTTGCACCGTCGGTGTGGTGATTGACTCGGGGCCGCGGTACGAGCTCGCCTTCCCGAGCGGCATTTCCCACTTCCTGGAGAAGCTCGCCTTTCAGTCGACCTCCGAGTACGGGGAGCGTGATGTAATCTTCCGGGAGCTCGAACGGCACGGAGGCATTTGCGACTGCCAGAGCACGCGCGATACGTTCGTGTACGCGGCCAGCGCGGACAGCCGGGGGCTGGAGTCGGTGACGCGCATCCTTTCCGAGGTGGTGCTGCGGCCGCAGCTCTCGATGGATGAGGTGGAGCTGGCCCGGCAGGCGGTACAGTTCGATCTGGAGACGCTCGGAATGCGCCCGGAACAGGAACCGATCGTGATGGATATGGTGCACGCGGCCGCTTACCGCGATAATACGCTCGGCTTTCCCAAGCTGTGCCCTTCCGACAACGTGCCCAAGATTGATCGTGATACGCTGCTGTCGTACTTGCGGCTCCATCACACCCCGGAGCGGATGGTGCTTGCCGGCGTCGGTGTGCCGCACGATGAGCTTGTCCGGCTGGCTGAGCGGTACTTCGTGCAGGGGTCGGCCACGTGGGAAAACGAAAAGAGCCGCTCGTCCAACCCGAAAAGCGTGGACACTTCCATCGCGCAGTATACCGGCGGATCGAAGCTGGAAGAATGTGCCATCCCGGTGTACGCGGCGGTAGGACTGCCCGAGTTGGCACACGTCGTGATTGGGCTGAAGGGTTGCTCGCACCAGGACAAAGATTTCATCGCCGCTTGCGTGCTGAACATGATGATGGGAGGCGGCGGTTCGTTCTCGGCCGGTGGTCCCGGCAAGGGCATGTACACGCGGCTCTACACGAACGTGCTGAACCGGTACCACTGGATGTACAGTGCGACCGCGTACAACCACGCCTACGGTGACACGGGCCTGTTCTGCATCCACGCGACCGCACCACCAACGCACGTGCGCAGCCTGGTGGAGGTCATTACCCGCGAGCTGTTCACGATGCAGTCCCGGCCCGGGGATCAGGAGCTGCGGCGTGCGAAAACGCAACTGCAGTCGATGCTGCTGATGAACCTGGAGGCGCGACCGGTCGTGTTTGAGGATATTGGCCGGCAGGTACTAGCGACCGGAGAGCGTCGTCGACCGGAACATTTCATACAGGAAATTG AGAAAATCACCGCAGAAGACGTACAGAACGTTGCGCGCAAGATGCTTTCCTCTGCACCGGCACTGGCCGCCCGCGGTGAGATTAAGGGCATTCCGGAGGTGAAGGACATCCATTCGGCACTGGCAAACGAGGGACGGTTTCCGGGCAATCGGCGGTTGACGCTGTTTCGATAG
- the LOC120901030 gene encoding PH domain-containing protein DDB_G0275795-like, whose amino-acid sequence MANTWTLTWVLALCSVMSLGRAASSLPGSSSSSGSSSSSSISSASSSSGSNGFPVFGTKRYTRSNLLPSSEYGGGQGGLSLPVYHLPNARYYDAQLPPQYFPYAPYQPPVSSDYYDDAGYYGDSAGKSYYYLPQPQHRRYQRNNERYTSYGLPTYRGEYKPTPYYYAHGPSYSYSDDHESSNPLDDLHEEMLQEDERERARDYYPVGQEQWYESPSRPDSAFLRNLILYNSQLANFGGARGRQLPPLDMSNEEDFEEYDDTEPDYDYEVPIADTRAPGYGEYFSGNGYPSDSVPAYAVGPASSRNTFSKLNSFRNSMAKNQIDEDDEEVQELKSLIHQQKSSQRLPPMLMDKMAPFVLKQQQPYSPPQKQSQHQQQQQQQQQQQQVQQQQVHQRQSKQQYQQLQPQQQQQQQQQQQLLRQKEQLLQQQRLKEQQQQQQQERLLQQQQLEQQLQKEQKQQQLLRTLSSDYQPTYEQADNWQKDSPSYNAYDYDADEYDDSWSHWDRKRNVQPKKATFVSTTTKKPKAKATASTVAPVTSKPAATVATKVATGSGQKEVVLPRPTNPRNLFAANLIQAVDETRMQLGTPKTEDGSAKQHKEPKSSKIYDALRAMINMKQDVEGADLRQQLEHQKQLAHIHKRFVSNEESLVQQLDGLKRSA is encoded by the exons ATGGCCAACACGTGGACGCTGACGTGGGTCTTGGCGCTCTGTAGTGTGATGAGCCTCGGAAGGGCTGCCTCCTCACTGCCaggtagcagcagtagtagcggTAGCAGCAGTTCCAGTAGTATCAGCAGCGCCAGTAGTAGCAGTGGTAGCAACGGTTTCCCAGTGTTTGGCACTAAACGGTACACTCGCTCTAACCTGCTGCCCTCGAGTGAGTACGGCGGTGGACAGGGTGGACTATCGCTCCCGGTGTACCACCTGCCGAACGCACGGTACTACGACGCCCAGCTGCCACCCCAGTACTTCCCGTACGCCCCGTACCAGCCCCCGGTGAGCAGCGATTACTATGACGATGCGGGATACTACGGCGACAGCGCGGGCAAGAGCTACTACTATCTGCCCCAGCCGCAGCACCGTCGGTACCAGCGCAACAACGAACGGTACACCTCCTACGGGCTGCCGACGTACCGGGGCGAGTACAAGCCGACACCGTACTACTACGCCCACGGGCCGAGCTACAGCTACTCGGACGATCACGAATCGAGCAACCCGCTGGACGATCTGCACGAGGAGATGCTGCAGGAGGATGAGCGCGAGCGGGCGCGCGACTACTACCCCGTCGGACAAGAGCAGTGGTACGAAAGTCCTTCCCGCCCGGATTCGGCCTTCCTGCGCAATCTGATCCTGTACAACAGCCAGCTGGCGAACTTTGGTGGTGCTCGCGGTAGACAGCTTCCACCGCTCGATATGTCCAACGAGGAAGACTTTGAGGAGTACGACGATACCGAACCGGACTACGACTATGAAGTTCCGATTGCTGACACACGAGCGCCGGGATATGGTGAGTACTTCTCCGGCAATGGCTACCCATCGGACAGTGTGCCAGCGTACGCCGTCGGTCCAGCGAGCAGCCGCAACACGTTTAGCAAGCTGAACAGCTTCCGCAACAGTATGGCGAAGAATCAAATCGACGAGGATGATGAGGAGGTGCAGGAGCTGAAGTCGCTCATCCACCAGCAGAAGAGTAGCCAGCGGCTGCCCCCGATGCTGATGGACAAGATGGCTCCCTTCGtgctgaagcagcagcaaccgtacTCACCACCCCAGAAGCAAtcccagcatcagcagcaacagcagcagcagcagcagcagcagcaggtgcaacagcagcaagtaCATCAGAGACAATCGAAACAACAGTACCAACAACTTCAaccccaacagcagcagcagcagcagcagcaacaacagctgctACGACAGAAGGAACAACTTCTACAGCAACAGCGActgaaggagcagcagcagcagcagcagcaggaacgtttacttcagcagcaacaactggaacagcagctgcagaaggaacagaagcaacaacagctcCTGCGTACGCTCTCCTCCGACTACCAACCAACCTACGAACAGGCGGACAACTGGCAGAAGGACAGCCCGAGCTACAATGCGTACGATTACGATGCGGACGAGTACGACGATTCCTGGAGCCACTGGGACCGCAAACGGAACGTCCAGCCGAAGAAGGCCACCTTCGTCAGCACTACGACGAAGAAACCCAAGGCCAAGGCGACTGCCAGCACTGTGGCACCGGTTACCTCGAAGCCTGCCGCTACAGTGGCGACGAAAGTGGCGACCGGCAGCGGCCAGAAGGAGGTTGTCCTGCCCAGACCCACCAACCCGCGGAACCTGTTTGCGGCGAACCTGATCCAGGCCGTGGATGAAACGCGCATGCAGCTCGGTACGCCCAAAACGGAGGACGGTAGCGCCAAACAGCACAAGGAGCCAAAGTCCAGCAAGATCTACGATGCGTTACGGGCCATGATCAACATGAAGCAGGATGTGGAG GGTGCCGATCTTCGTCAGCAGTTGGAGCATCAGAAGCAGCTGGCACACATCCACAAGCGTTTCGTTTCGAACGAGGAGTCGCTCGTACAGCAGCTGGACGGTTTGAAGCGTTCGGCTTAA
- the LOC120902349 gene encoding endoplasmic reticulum transmembrane helix translocase, which produces MGTGTKRLTAGSGSLDELVQYATIHIPLPVVLSGAVMPFMVVYALWLYLWVFVYGIEEYQDAGLLFLAGIGFTQIFVCLCCFWSVHVQTFLNCRRTKVPCAGAVVKVVPTENNGSSELVRIRQTKAEGDAKLDGELTYWFLFQKTKYIWDPNKAQFRSVEFPIHKTYEEYFESKGHLDDADVTLAQATYGDNEMEMVVPEFLELFKERATAPFFVFQIFSVLLWCLDEYMYYSLFTLCMLVIFECVLVQQQLRSLSEIRKMGNKPYQINVFRNRRWRPISSAKLVPGDLVSVTRSQDENIVPCDLLLIRGSCIVDESMLTGESVPQMKESLENNTDEHNKVLDIEADGKLHVLFRGTKVVQHSAPSKGAMRSPDNGCIGYVLRTGFNTSQGKLLRTILFGVKRVTENNLETFAFILFLLVFAVAAATYVWIKGTEDPERNRYKLFLECTLILTSIIPPDLPIELSLAVNTSLLQLSKVYVYCTEPFRMPFAGKVQICCFDKTGTLTSDNLLVEGVAGLKQDTSIVPIGEIPEATAHVLGSCHSLVQLDEGLVGDPLEKATLTAIDWNLTKGDSCVPKRGKFKALRIYHRFHFSSSLKRMSVLAGYLMPFSNETCYIGTVKGAPEVIVKMLKTVPEHYERTYLEYSRRGARVLALGYKSFGTLDNNTVRELKRDDVERDLEFAGFIIISCPLKPDSKYAIKEIIQASHKVMMITGDNPLTACHVAKELRFSRRTIVILTPPEELNGSTAGAGEWHWESINRELRLPLDSRTVKELYKEYDFCITGEGLQYLGRERHAYLQQLIPYATVFARFAPKQKEYVLTTLKKLGYYTLMCGDGTNDVGALKHAHVGVSLLSHMPSRSERKQQREQQEEKEEKKKALKASGPSAGAIEDGSNNRRQLTPRERAIMRARENQSAAQERLQKALKEMDEEQVQIVKLGDASIAAPFTSRLTSINCVCHIIKQGRCTLVTTLQMFKILALNALISAYCQSVLYIDGVKHSDAQLTLHGLLTAACFLFITRSKPLKVLSKQAPLPNIFNLYSVTTILAQFAVHFSALIYMVHEANARTPPREGKVKLNVDLAPDEKQEFEPNIVNSTVYIIGIAMQIATVAVNYKGHPFMESLRENRLLSYAIFSSSAIVFCLALGIVPDLLEMFEVIDFDADFRRILVGVLIADMVLAYLVDRVCSFLFGETRGKTDIIT; this is translated from the exons ATGGGTACCGGAACGAAGCGTCTAACAGCCGGCAGCGGCTCGCTGGATGAGCTGGTCCAGTATGCAACGATACACATCCCGCTGCCGGTGGTGCTGAGCGGTGCCGTGATGCCGTTCATGGTCGTGTACGCACTCTGGCTGTACCTGTGGGTGTTTGTTTACGGAATCGAGGAGTACCAGGATGCCGGGCTGCTGTTTCTTGCCGGCATTGGCTTCACGCAGATCTTCGTGTGTCTGTGCTGCTTCTGGAGCGTGCACGTGCAAACATTCCTCAACTGCCGCCGAACGAAAGTGCCGTGTGCCGGAGCGGTCGTGAAGGTTGTGCCGACCGAAAACAATGGCTCCTCGGAGTTGGTGCGCATTCGCCAGACGAAGGCGGAAGGAGATGCGAAGCTGGACGGCGAACTCACGTactggtttttgtttcaaaaaacCAAATACATCTGGGACCCGAACAAGGCCCAGTTCCGGAGCGTCGAGTTTCCCATCCACAAAACGTACGAGGAGTACTTCGAGTCGAAGGGCCACCTGGACGATGCGGACGTAACGCTCGCGCAAGCCACCTACGGCGACAACGAGATGGAGATGGTGGTGCCGGAATTTCTCGAACTGTTCAAGGAGCGTGCCACGGCACCGTTCTTCGTGTTTCAGATATTCTCCGTGCTGCTGTGGTGCCTGGACGAGTACATGTACTACTCCCTGTTCACCCTCTGCATGCTCGTCATCTTCGAGTGTgtgctggtgcagcagcagctccgcaGCCTGTCGGAGATCCGCAAGATGGGCAACAAACCGTACCAGATCAACGTGTTCCGCAACCGGCGCTGGCGTCCGATAAGCTCCGCCAAGCTGGTGCCGGGCGATCTCGTGTCGGTAACGCGCTCGCAGGACGAAAACATCGTACCGTGCGATCTGCTGCTCATACGCGGCTCGTGCATCGTGGACGAAAGCATGCTTACCGGCGAGTCGGTGCCGCAGATGAAGGAATCGCTCGAGAACAACACGGACGAGCATAACAAGGTGCTCGACATCGAGGCGGACGGCAAGCTGCACGTGCTGTTCCGCGGCACGAAGGTCGTACAACATTCTGCCCCGAGCAAGGGTGCGATGCGCTCGCCGGACAATGGGTGCATCGGGTACGTGCTGCGCACGGGCTTCAACACATCCCAGGGCAAGCTGCTGCGCACGATTCTGTTCGGTGTGAAGCGCGTCACCGAGAACAATCTCGAAACGTTCGCGTTCATTCTGTTCCTGCTCGTGTTTGCGGTTGCCGCCGCCACGTACGTATGGATCAAGGGGACGGAGGATCCGGAGCGCAACCGGTACAAGCTGTTCCTGGAGTGTACGCTCATCCTTACGTCGATCATTCCACCGGATCTACCGATTGAACTGTCGCTAGCGGTCAACACGTCCCTGCTACAGCTGTCCAAGGTGTACGTGTACTGTACGGAGCCGTTCCGCATGCCGTTTGCCGGCAAGGTGCAGATTTGCTGCTTCGACAAGACGGGAACGTTGACGAGCGACAACCTGCTGGTGGAAGGTGTTGCCGGTCTCAAGCAGGATACCTCGATCGTACCGATCGGTGAGATTCCGGAAGCGACGGCCCACGTACTCGGATCTTGCCATTCGCTCGTACAGCTCGACGAAGGCCTGGTGGGTGATCCGCTGGAGAAAGCCACGCTGACGGCGATCGATTGGAACCTTACGAAGGGTGACTCGTGCGTGCCGAAGCGTGGCAAGTTCAAAGCGCTACGAATCTACCATCGGTTTCACTTTTCCTCCTCCCTGAAGCGTATGTCGGTGCTGGCCGGCTATCTGATGCCGTTCTCGAACGAAACGTGCTACATCGGCACGGTAAAGGGAGCGCCGGAAGTGATCGTGAAGATGCTAAAGACCGTCCCCGAGCATTACGAGCGTACGTATCTGGAGTATTCGCGCCGTGGTGCCCGCGTGCTTGCGCTGGGCTACAAGAGCTTCGGCACGCTGGACAACAACACCGTGCGGGAGCTGAAGCGCGATGATGTGGAGCGTGATCTTGAGTTTGCGGgattcatcatcatctcctGCCCGCTGAAGCCGGACTCGAAGTACGCAATCAAGGAAATCATACAAGCGTCGCACAAGGTGATGATGATCACGGGGGACAATCCGCTGACGGCGTGTCACGTCGCAAAGGAGCTTCGATTCAGCCGGAGAACGATCGTCATTCTTACGCCACCGGAAGAGCTTAACGGAAGCACGGCGGGCGCGGGCGAATGGCACTGGGAGTCTATCAACCGGGAGCTACGACTGCCGCTAGATTCACGAACGGTTAAGGAGCTGTACAAAGAGTACGACTTTTGCATAACCGGCGAAGGGCTGCAGTATCTCGGTCGCGAACGTCACGCGTACCTGCAGCAGCTCATACCGTACGCGACGGTGTTTGCGCGCTTTGCCCCGAAGCAGAAAGAGTACGTGCTAACGACGCTGAAAAAGCTGGGCTACTATACGCTCATGTGTGGCGACGGAACGAACGATGTGGGAGCGCTCAAGCACGCGCACGTCGGCGTGTCCCTGTTGAGCCACATGCCCTCGCGCTCGGAGCGCAAGCAGCAGCGCGagcagcaggaggagaaggaggagaaaaagaaggcaCTGAAAGCGAGCGGACCCAGTGCGGGAGCGATCGAGGATGGTAGCAATAATCGGCGGCAGCTAACACCACGCGAACGGGCGATTATGCGTGCGCGGGAAAATCAGAGCGCGGCGCAGGAACGGCTGCAGAAGGCGCTGAAGGAGATGGACGAGGAGCAGGTGCAGATAGTGAAGCTGGGCGATGCGAGTATTGCCGCACCGTTCACGAGCAGGCTGACATCGATCAATTGCG TGTGTCACATCATCAAGCAGGGACGATGCACGTTGGTGACGACGTTGCAGATGTTCAAAATCCTTGCACTGAACGCGCTCATCTCCGCCTACTGCCAGTCGGTGCTGTACATCGACGGTGTGAAGCATAGCGACGCTCAGCTCACCCTGCACGGCCTGCTGACGGCGGCCTGTTTTCTGTTCATCACCCGGTCCAAGCCGCTGAAGGTGCTGTCGAAACAAGCGCCCCTGCCAAACATCTTCAATCTGTACTCGGTGACGACGATTCTGGCCCAGTTTGCGGTCCACTTCTCTGCCTTGATCTACATGGTGCACGAAGCCAATGCGCGAACACCTCCACG GGAAGGAAAAGTGAAGCTAAACGTGGACCTAGCACCGGACGAGAAGCAAGAGTTTGAGCCGAACATCGTTAACAGCACGGTGTACATTATCGGCATCGCGATGCAGATCGCTACCGTAGCGGTCAACTACAAGGGCCATCCGTTTATGGAGAGCTTGCGCGAGAATCGTTTGCTGTCGTACGCGATCTTCAGCTCGAGCGCGATCGTGTTCTGCCTGGCGTTGGGCATTGTGCCCGATCTGCTCGAGATGTTTGAAGTGATTGACTTTGATGCCGAT TTCCGGCGGATACTCGTTGGCGTGCTGATAGCGGATATGGTGCTGGCGTACCTAGTCGATCGCGTTTGCTCGTTTCTGTTTGGTGAAACGCGTGGAAAGACGGACATTATTACTTAA
- the LOC120902353 gene encoding TBP-related factor gives MDKSAPESPLKMLLSSAPRQAGTSIGQTVKQPPQAGIQMQTPVPTGPQEAINSVLVRNCVATVSVGCELNLKTINFRTRNSEYNPSRFHGVVMRIRDPRCTALVFRSGKVICTGAKNEQQAHLGLRKFVRIIQKLGFDVKFLDFKVQNLVATADLRFPIRLENLNQVHGQFSSYEPELFPGLIYRMVKPRVVLLIFVNGKIVFTGAKNQREIHESLENIYPILQSFRKN, from the exons ATGGATAAATCGGCACCCGAATCTCCGCTGAAGATGCTGCTCAGCTCGGCACCACGCCAGGCTGGCACATCAATCGGGCAGACAGTGAAA CAACCTCCACAAGCGGGCATACAGATGCAAACACCCGTACCCACTGGACCACAGGAAGCAATCAACTCGGTGCTTGTAAG AAACTGTGTCGCGACGGTCAGTGTGGGCTGTGAGCTAAACCTAAAAACGATCAATTTCCGCACGCGCAACTCGGAGTACAACCCGTCCCGATTTCACGGTGTCGTCATGCGGATACGGGACCCACGCTGCACCGCACTGGTGTTCCGCTCCGGCAAAGTCATCTGCACCGGGGCAAAGAACGAACAGCAGGCACACCTCGGGCTGCGCAAGTTTGTCCGCATCATCCAGAAGCTCGGGTTCGACGTCAAGTTCCTAGACTTTAAGGTACAGAATCTGGTAGCGACGGCGGACCTGCGATTTCCCATCCGGCTGGAAAACCTTAACCAGGTGCACGGGCAGTTCAGCTCGTACGAGCCGGAACTGTTCCCGGGGCTTATCTATCGGATGGTGAAACCGCGCGTTGTGCTGTTAATATTCGTGAATGGAAAGATCGTTTTTACCGGTGCTAAAAATCAGCGAGAGATTCACGAAAGCTTAGAAAACATTTACCCAATCTTGCAAAGCTTCCGCAAGAACTAG